The genomic stretch CCTAAAGGAGCACTGTGAATAATCACTCTTTTAAATAAACCTTCAGTTCCTTCTGAAATCATAAGATGAGCAATTGCATCGCCACCAGAAGACTGCCCAAAAAGAGTGATATTTTCTGAATCTCCACCAAAATATTCTATATTATTTTTAATCCATTTCAAAGCTTCGATTAAATCAAACAAACCTAAATTGGCTGGTTTTTCTTCGTTACCTCCCAAAAATCCGAAAATTCCTAAACGGTAAGAAATGGTAACGATGATGATGTTTTGGTCTTTTACCCAATCTGTAGGATCTGCTGTTGGAAGATCACCACAACCTATTTCGTACGAACCTCCATGAATCCATACAATGACAGAAAGTTCTTCGTTTTCATTAAAATTTTCAGGGCGAAAAATGGAAATATATTGGGGAGATTCATCCACTTCAAAATCATCTAAATTGGTTTTACCAATCATTTTTTCAAGAAGTGGGCTGATATTTTGCGGACAAACGGGAGTTTTTTCAGGAAAAATAATTTCCGAATCTGAAGGCTGTACAGCAATTGGCTTTTTGAATCTTTCAGAATACGCATAGCGAATGTTTTTAGCTTTTAATATTCCGTTTTCTCTAAAAGCTAAAATTTTTCCAAAAGGTGCCCGAAAAGCATATGTATTATTTCGATTTGCCGTCATCGTTTTCGCAATAGACTTTAAATTTATTTATAATTACAATTTACAAACTTTTGTTAAAAAAACTAATCACAAATTTAATTCAGAGCTTTAAACTCGCTTGGAGAAACCCCTACTTTACTTTTGAATAATCTTGTGAAATGCTGTGGATATTTGAATCCTAAATCATAAGAGATTTCACTGATAGATTTTGATGCATCAAAAATCTGATCTTTTGCTACATCGATCAGCTTATTATGAATAAATTCCTGAGCAGAAATTCCGAGCTCTTTTTTTATCAGATCCCCAAAATAGTTCGCTGAAAGATTAAGTTGTTCTGCGAAATAATTAACCATTGGAAACCCTAGATTTTTAGGCTTATCAGATTTCAAATAATCATCCAAAGATTTCTCAAACTTGCCTATAAAATTCTGATTAATGTGATCTCTTGTAATAAATTGGCGGTCGTAGAAGCGCATGCAGTAATTCAGAAACAGTTCAATATTATTAACAATTAATGATTTACTATGTTTATCAATGGCTTGCTCAAGTTCTAGTTTTATATTTTTAAAACATTCTAAAATAATCTCTCTTTCTTTTTCTGAAAGATGCAACGCTTCATGAACATCGTAAGAAAAGAAATTGTACTCTCTGATATTTTTTCCCAAATTGGTTCCTTTCAATAAATCGGGATGAAAAATTAAGGCAAAACCTGCAGGCTGAATATAAGCTCCTGCATTATAAATTCCGTAAGTCTGTCCGGGAGCGATGAAAACTAAAGTTCCTTCCTGATAATCATAGCTGTGTTTTCCGTACTGCATATCGCCACACATTACGTCTTTCAGAAAAACAGTGTAAAAACCAAAGGTTCTTTTGAACTGACAAATAGGATCAGATTTTGAAAAATCTACCACACTCACCAAAGGATGCATCGTTTCCTGATTCACCATTTTATTGTATTCTGAAACGCTGTTGTATATTTCAACTTCCTGATCTTCCATGAAGTAAATTTTTATTCAAAATTACCAATTTCCTGCCTACAATTTTCAATGTAAGTAAAATTGGTAAATGATTCTGTAATTTATATAAGTACTTTTACATTAAATCTATCGAATTTTGTAAATAGAAAACAGAAATATTATAATTAATTTAAAACTTAAAAAAAATATATGGACACATTCACAGTAAAAGCTTTTGGAGCAGAATCTAAAACTGCCGATTTAGCAGAAATGAATATTGAAAGAAGAGAAGTGACAGCGAATGATATAGAAATTGAAATTCTATATTGCGGCGTTTGCCACTCTGATCTTCACACCGCAAGAAACGATTGGGGCGGAACTAAATATCCATCAGTTCCCGGTCATGAAATTGTAGGAAAAATTACAAAAGTAGGAAGCGATGTTTCTAAATTTAAAGTGGGTGATCTTGCAGGAGTGGGCTGTATTGTAGATTCTTGCGGACATTGCAACAGCTGCAAACATGATCTGGAACAATATTGCGAAAACGGATTTATCGGAACATACAACGGAAAAGATGAGCATTTGGGAGGCCATACTTTTGGTGGATATTCTCAAAAAGTAGTGGTAGATGCAGGACATGTTTTAAAAATTCCGGCAAATCTGGATTTGGCTGCAGTTGCACCGCTTCTTTGTGCAGGAATTACCACTTGGTCGCCTTTAAGACACTGGAATGTTGGTTCTGATTCTAAAGTTGCCGTTGTCGGTTTGGGCGGATTAGGGCATATGGCAATTAAGCTAGCGAAAGGATTGGGAGCGGAAGTAACTTTATTCTCAAGAACTCCGGGAAAAACTGAAGATGCAAAAAAATTGGGTGCAGATCACGTCATTATTTCGACTGATGAAGAGCAGATGAATTCTGTAAAAGGAAAGTTTGATTTAATTATCGACACGGTTCCTTACGATCATGATGTAAACCCTTATATTTCAACTTTGACCATAAACGGGACTCATGTTTTGGTAGGTTTTATCGGTAAAATGGAAGACAGCCTGTTTACTCCACCAATGATTATGGGAAGAAAATCGGTTGCCGGTTCTGTGATCGGAGGTATTGCTGAAACTCAGGAAATGCTTGATTTCTGCGGTGAGCACAATATTGTTTCTGAAATTGAAGTTATCAAAATGCAAGACATCAATGAAGCGTATGAAAGAATGCTGAAAAGCGATGTAAGATACCGTTTTGTGATTGATATGCAATCTTTGTAATCTCCTCAGATTTAATTATAAATTAAGACTCTTCATTTTTGGAGAGTCTTTTTTGTTTTACAAAAGTTTAATTCATAATTTCTTTTGTTTGACTATTGCAAAATACAGTTTCGGCTAGCTTTTGCCTCGCCGAAATCTTATTATAATTGTTTTTTGATAGGGTTTCGCCCTATCCTTTTCTAAGTCGTCCTTTCAGGACTTATATTATTTCTTTACTATTTTTTTCAACACTTTTATTTTTCCGTCAATAGGCTTAATGATTTTTAAACCTAAAATCTCAGCAACCAAAGGATAAACGTTGATGTTTTCAAATTGATCAATAACCAAATTATTTTTAAATTCTGAACCCCAAGCGAAGAATGTAGCATTCATTTCAGGAACAATTCTAGGGTTGTAACCATGTTTGCCTACCGAAGTTCTTTTATCTCTTTCTAAAAATATTTTTGGAGCTTTTGGGATTAATAAAATTTGTCCTATTCTATTATATCGGTCATCTTTCGTAGCAAAATGAAGATATTTTGGTAGTTTCTTATCCAGATAAACTTCGTAGTCATCTGTTTTATTGATTTTTAATTCTTTATACACCTTTTTAACCTCATCAGAGTTTTTCACATAAACCCTCAATAAGGTCTGAGAATTGTAATAATCGAATCTTTTTTTATCAAAAAGCATTGCAGGAATTTCGAGTGGATTTCCGCCATCAACTTTTATCATTCCGTGATCGGAAACGAAGATGAAATTTACATTTTTTAAATCTAAATGATTTACTTTCTGAACCAAATTTCCTATTGCTTCATCAATTAAGTGAACTGCTATTTCAGTTTCTTTGGCTTCGGGACCAAAATGATGGCCCGCTCCGTCGACTTCAGGAAAGTATAAGGAGATAAAGTGCGGTCTTTTATCTTCAGGTAGTTTCAGCCAGTTAATTACTTTACCTACTTTTTCTGAAGGTGTAAATTTTTCGTGATAAGGATAATAATACGTTGGCCTCATTCCACCTGCATTACTTGCCGAACCTACCCATTGCAAAGAAGCACTGATTGTTCCTTGCTTTTCTGCCAAACTCCACAGCGGAGTTCCACCGTACCATGATCCATCTTCAGCATTTTGGCGATTGCTCATTGCATATGCTTCTTTACGTTGATAATCGTAGAAAAAATTATCAATCAAACCGTGATGAGAAGGATATAATCCTGTAATTAATGTCCAGTGATTTGGAAAAGTAATACTCGGATAGCTTGGAGTCATTGCTTTTGCACGGATACCTTCACCTGAATATTTTAAAAGATTTTTAGCATTGTACTTTTTAGCATAATCATATCTGAAACCGTCTGCAGAAATCATAATAACATAGGGCTTCTGCATCGCTTCTGCATTATTAAAACGATTAGGAATAACAATTTGGGCCGTGTCAACTGTTCCTGCCTGAGCAAATATTGTTAGTGATAAAGTGAGCATTAAAAATGCCAATACTTTTTTCATTTTATTTTTTTTGCAAAGGTAGCCTCAGTAAATTTCACAAAAAAGTTTCGTACGTTAAAAAAACATTAAGAGCCGGTTTAATCTCATCAAAAAAATTACCCCTAAATGGAGTAATTTTGATAAGATTTTTCGAGCCATCCCTAATCCTAAAGGGCGGAAAAATGTCTTTATATTTTAAATAATAAAGCCACTTTTCAGTGGCTTCAATTTATTCTTTAATTAACTGTTGATACGAAGTAGAACCGTCTTTTAAAGTGATTTCAAAATAATAATTGCCCGATTTTAAATCAGCTACACTGATGTTTTCACCGTCAACTTTTACTGTTTTTACTTTTCTGCCTGTAGTTTCGTAAATATCAACAGATCTTATTTTATCAGCATTTTTGAAATATACTTTTTCCTTCGCAGGATTAGGATACATTTTAATCGCTTTGCTTTCAGCTTCCAGCTCGCTTATACCCAAAATTGAAAATGTTCCGCTTGTAACAGCTGTATTGGCAGACCCTCCATGTGGTGCTATAGCTAAGTCTGCTGCACCTGTAATAACACATTTGGTAGTAATACTGCCTGCCGAAGCATAATTAAACTGATAATCGTTAACCCCGTCTCCTGTTGTCATATTACGCTCATAAGCCATTGAAACTATACCACCAGAAACTACGGGAGCGCTTACTACAGTCCAGTCTTGAGTGTCTGTGTTGTATACTCCGATGCCTCCCAGATTTCTGTCGGAAAAGCCTGCGCTGCTATACGTCAAAGCATCTGTAGGAGCACCAGACATCCCAGAGTTGGCTGCACTTCTGAATGTAAATCCAAACCATCTGTCAGAAGGTCCTGTTAAATCCAGTCTCACTTTATTTGTCGTATTATTTAAGGTAATATTAGCGGTTATAGATCTTGTGCCAACCGTGCATGTCATCACTCCTGTAGATTTTTGCTGTGAAGAAGCCAAAAACCCCATAGTTAATAGTAAAGAAAATAATGTTTTTTTCATCTTTAATTTTTTAATAAGTTAATAATTTCGATATTTTTAGTAAATACGGCATATTCGAATGCTGTTTTACCTTGTTTATCTGCCAAATTTTTATTGGCTTTGTTTTTTAATAGTGTTTCTACGAGATCTTTATCCTGAAGCTGAACAGCATATATCAAAGGAGTAGTGCCTTTGGTATCTGCAAGATTTGGATTGGCTCCATTTGCCAATAATTTTTGAGTGAGTTCTTTGTTATTTTTAAAAACCGCTGCCGTAAGCGCTGAACCTTGATCACTACCGTAATTAATATCCTTTACTTTTGCCATCAAAAATTCTGCAACAGGAGTATTTCCTCTGTAGCAAGCGAGGATTAGCGGAGAAAATCCGTTTTCGTTGGTTTGATTAATAACATCGGGATTCTGCTTCATCAGCTCTTTTGCTTCTGCAACAGTTCCGCTTCTGGCAATATCAAAAATAGATTTTGCTTTTTCCTGAGCCGACATTACGGTAAAACTCAATATGAAACTTAGGATAAAAAATATTTTTGTCATTATTTTGATAGTATATAATTGTATTCAACATTTACATTTTCTGCTACTTTTTTAGTAACCATTTTAGGAATGGTCACCTTATAATCTGCGGGTTTTGCAACGAAATTTCCTTGCATATAAATTTTGCCCTCTTTAGAATAAATTACAGCACTTGAACTCAGTGCTTTATCTACTCCGTGAAAATTTAAAGTGCCCTGAACTGTGTACTTCTTTGGCGATGCCGTCAATTTTGTTTTATCAAAGTTCACAATCTTACCTTTAAAGGTTGTTTTGGGATATTTTGCAGATTCGGCATAGCTTTCATTAAAATGTTCTTCCATTAATTTAACTTTAAAACGATAATTCTTTACCGATGAAACAGAAGCAAAATCTCCTGTATCAGCATTAACAATAGCGACATTATTATCATCCTGTGCAAAAACATCTTCAAATAATGGTACTGATGCCTCAAACGTTACTTTGCCAGTTTTGGTTGTATACTTCTGAGCCGAAACAACAGATCCGAAACTTAGTATAACGATTAATAATATTAAATTTTTCATATTGTTTCTTTTAATTTTCTGTCAACCCATCGGTTTTCCATTTTGTGATGATCATAGTTTGTGATGATGATAAACTACCGCCTTGAGGCATTTTTTGAGGATCTCCGGTTGGCCGGCTAATTCTATCAATAATTTTATCAATATTATTTTTTAACTGATTATAGCCTGTCAAAGGTTGAAATGAAGCTGAACCACCCGGCGAATGACAACTTACACAGTTGGCATCAATAATAGGTTTTACATCTTTGTTGTAGGTTACCAGCTCTGCAATAGGAGTTTTGTCTGAAATCTCTTCGTAGGTTCTGCTTTCACAAGCAATTGATACCACTGCAAGTGAAACGATGTAGATTATTTTTTTCATACCTAAAAAACTCTATAAAGATTAAACCCAAAAAAAATCTGCCCCTTTTCCCATTTTCCTGAAGCGTTTGTGAGATAACCAATATCTGAATTCAATTGTGAATTGGTAAATAAAAGCTGAAACACATGTCCGCCGGTTTCTATATCCATCCCTAAAGAGAGTGGATTTTTATAAAAACTGTGATTATCAAAATTCACAAAATACTCGGCGTTAATTGATATTCTTTTCGAAATTTTATAACGACCGCCCAAACCTGCAAGAAATTGATTTTTATCTTCAATCATCGGCTCATAAAGGTTTTTGTGAACGTAAGAAGGTGTTAACTGTAAGGAAAAATTTTCGTTAAACCTTCTCGAAATCAATGCCTGAGTAAGATAAGAAAGTCGGTCTCCAAATTGAAGATGCGGATAATTATCTTTGCTGAGGTCTGTATTCACCGCCATAACATTATATCCTACAATATCAACCGGGAAATTTTCACTTTGCTTGATTAATTTATATTTCGCAGCGCCTTCAAAAGTTTTGAGATTAGTTTCTCGCGAAAGACTCAATGAGATATTATCTGTAACACCATAGATTACTCCTAATTTCGTAGAAGCATCATCTAACCCGAAAAAGTCTTTGAAGCCTTTGCTTACATCTCCAAAACGATGCGCGATAACAATGTACCATTCATTTTTTGCAGACAATTTTGTAGACTGACCTGTAACAATCTGAAGCGCCTTAAATGCTGGTGGTGAATTTTCTGTATTGTTTGTCTGAATGGTGTCAATATCTTTCAAAAGGTCTTCCTGAGCAAAGGCAAAACCTGAAATAAATATTGACAAAAAAAGGAAAGTTTTTGTCATACGCACAAATGTTTAATTCGTATGACAAACTTATCAACTTATGATGCTAAAATTTGGTGATAAAAGTCACCGAGTGAGTTATTTTAATCAATCAATGTGTTAAATTTATTTAATAAGATGACTTAGTTTCATTTGACACCCTCATTTACAAGTATTTTTATTCCTTCTTTAGTCTGGATAATTTCGCCTTCATTTTCTACTTTTTTCAGAACCCTGCTGACCACTTCTCTTGAAGTCCCCAAATTGTTAGCAATTTCTTTGTGAGTAAGTTTAATAGGATTGTTTCCGGTAATTAAGATCTGCTGTTTAATATAGCTTAAAATTCTTTTATCAAGCTTATGAAATACCGCCTCATTGACCATATTCATGACATCTGAAAACCTTTTGTCGTATTCGTGGTAAAAAAGCCTGTTGATTTGAGGATATTTGATGAGCCAGTCGAGAACGACAGAAACCGGAACTAATATCACTTCTGAGTCTTCTTCCGAAACAGCGTATATTTTGCTGATACAGTCTGAGAATATTGACGAAAATGTCATCAGACAGCTGTCATTGGGTCGTATATAATAATAAATGAGTTCTCTTCCGTCGTTTAAGGCATATACTTTTATAGAACCTTTTACTAAAAATGGTACATATTTATTCTTTTGTCCTTCTCTGATAATTTCGGTTTTAGCTTTCACTTCTGTTACCACAGCATGCTTCTGAAGCTCTACCGAAAAATCATTACCTAAGTAGCCAAATTTATTTAATATAAACTCATTATTTATCATGTCATTTTTATCATATCCTAAACCAAAGATATACAATTGGATGATTCGGATTGAATTTTTGTGTAAATATTTATATAAATGACAAAAAAAATACCCCAACTTCCGTTGAGGTATTTTATATAGTAAGATAAATCTTAAGCGTTAACGTTGTTTCCTCCTAATACGAAAGGCTCAACTTCTTTGATTTCTCCGAATTGTTGCTCGTAGTTTGTGATGTTTTGCTGAAGTGCAGCTAAAACTCTCTTAGCGTGAAGTGGAGCCAAGATTACTCTTGATCTCACGTTAGCCTGCTGTACACCCGGCATTAACTGGATGAAATCTACTACAAACTCAGATGGAGAGTGGTTTACTAACGCAAGGTTACAGTAAACTCCTGAAGCTACCATCTCGTTAAGTTGGATGTTGATGTTGTTTGGATCGTTGTTTTGATTTTGATTGTCCATTGTATAAGTTATATTTTTAAATATGAAATTTGAGATTGTGAAAGTATAAAAATAATTTCAAACCTCAAA from Chryseobacterium indoltheticum encodes the following:
- a CDS encoding carboxylesterase family protein, which encodes MTANRNNTYAFRAPFGKILAFRENGILKAKNIRYAYSERFKKPIAVQPSDSEIIFPEKTPVCPQNISPLLEKMIGKTNLDDFEVDESPQYISIFRPENFNENEELSVIVWIHGGSYEIGCGDLPTADPTDWVKDQNIIIVTISYRLGIFGFLGGNEEKPANLGLFDLIEALKWIKNNIEYFGGDSENITLFGQSSGGDAIAHLMISEGTEGLFKRVIIHSAPLGLRKNRQKMSAEFLKNTQIFNEKSDALEIIENYKNCTPSFLKYGLKAAMPFGTQYGFPPLCNEGEAEERWRHKAKEVDVLIGLNDEETSFYLKTSDIINKYFPAKILNRAIRTTTEIIYGKPAKDFAENYAQNGGNVYLFRIHPRLKIANHFLGAHAIDLPLIFGNESAWKSSGILKNIPWKYIDENGRKLRKLWTEFAQYGKISDDSERPEILEIYKV
- a CDS encoding helix-turn-helix domain-containing protein codes for the protein MEDQEVEIYNSVSEYNKMVNQETMHPLVSVVDFSKSDPICQFKRTFGFYTVFLKDVMCGDMQYGKHSYDYQEGTLVFIAPGQTYGIYNAGAYIQPAGFALIFHPDLLKGTNLGKNIREYNFFSYDVHEALHLSEKEREIILECFKNIKLELEQAIDKHSKSLIVNNIELFLNYCMRFYDRQFITRDHINQNFIGKFEKSLDDYLKSDKPKNLGFPMVNYFAEQLNLSANYFGDLIKKELGISAQEFIHNKLIDVAKDQIFDASKSISEISYDLGFKYPQHFTRLFKSKVGVSPSEFKALN
- a CDS encoding NAD(P)-dependent alcohol dehydrogenase, which encodes MDTFTVKAFGAESKTADLAEMNIERREVTANDIEIEILYCGVCHSDLHTARNDWGGTKYPSVPGHEIVGKITKVGSDVSKFKVGDLAGVGCIVDSCGHCNSCKHDLEQYCENGFIGTYNGKDEHLGGHTFGGYSQKVVVDAGHVLKIPANLDLAAVAPLLCAGITTWSPLRHWNVGSDSKVAVVGLGGLGHMAIKLAKGLGAEVTLFSRTPGKTEDAKKLGADHVIISTDEEQMNSVKGKFDLIIDTVPYDHDVNPYISTLTINGTHVLVGFIGKMEDSLFTPPMIMGRKSVAGSVIGGIAETQEMLDFCGEHNIVSEIEVIKMQDINEAYERMLKSDVRYRFVIDMQSL
- a CDS encoding alkaline phosphatase family protein: MKKVLAFLMLTLSLTIFAQAGTVDTAQIVIPNRFNNAEAMQKPYVIMISADGFRYDYAKKYNAKNLLKYSGEGIRAKAMTPSYPSITFPNHWTLITGLYPSHHGLIDNFFYDYQRKEAYAMSNRQNAEDGSWYGGTPLWSLAEKQGTISASLQWVGSASNAGGMRPTYYYPYHEKFTPSEKVGKVINWLKLPEDKRPHFISLYFPEVDGAGHHFGPEAKETEIAVHLIDEAIGNLVQKVNHLDLKNVNFIFVSDHGMIKVDGGNPLEIPAMLFDKKRFDYYNSQTLLRVYVKNSDEVKKVYKELKINKTDDYEVYLDKKLPKYLHFATKDDRYNRIGQILLIPKAPKIFLERDKRTSVGKHGYNPRIVPEMNATFFAWGSEFKNNLVIDQFENINVYPLVAEILGLKIIKPIDGKIKVLKKIVKK
- a CDS encoding T9SS type A sorting domain-containing protein, whose protein sequence is MKKTLFSLLLTMGFLASSQQKSTGVMTCTVGTRSITANITLNNTTNKVRLDLTGPSDRWFGFTFRSAANSGMSGAPTDALTYSSAGFSDRNLGGIGVYNTDTQDWTVVSAPVVSGGIVSMAYERNMTTGDGVNDYQFNYASAGSITTKCVITGAADLAIAPHGGSANTAVTSGTFSILGISELEAESKAIKMYPNPAKEKVYFKNADKIRSVDIYETTGRKVKTVKVDGENISVADLKSGNYYFEITLKDGSTSYQQLIKE
- a CDS encoding ankyrin repeat domain-containing protein, which translates into the protein MTKIFFILSFILSFTVMSAQEKAKSIFDIARSGTVAEAKELMKQNPDVINQTNENGFSPLILACYRGNTPVAEFLMAKVKDINYGSDQGSALTAAVFKNNKELTQKLLANGANPNLADTKGTTPLIYAVQLQDKDLVETLLKNKANKNLADKQGKTAFEYAVFTKNIEIINLLKN
- a CDS encoding YceI family protein, with translation MKNLILLIVILSFGSVVSAQKYTTKTGKVTFEASVPLFEDVFAQDDNNVAIVNADTGDFASVSSVKNYRFKVKLMEEHFNESYAESAKYPKTTFKGKIVNFDKTKLTASPKKYTVQGTLNFHGVDKALSSSAVIYSKEGKIYMQGNFVAKPADYKVTIPKMVTKKVAENVNVEYNYILSK
- a CDS encoding cytochrome c family protein; its protein translation is MKKIIYIVSLAVVSIACESRTYEEISDKTPIAELVTYNKDVKPIIDANCVSCHSPGGSASFQPLTGYNQLKNNIDKIIDRISRPTGDPQKMPQGGSLSSSQTMIITKWKTDGLTEN
- a CDS encoding DUF5777 family beta-barrel protein, encoding MTKTFLFLSIFISGFAFAQEDLLKDIDTIQTNNTENSPPAFKALQIVTGQSTKLSAKNEWYIVIAHRFGDVSKGFKDFFGLDDASTKLGVIYGVTDNISLSLSRETNLKTFEGAAKYKLIKQSENFPVDIVGYNVMAVNTDLSKDNYPHLQFGDRLSYLTQALISRRFNENFSLQLTPSYVHKNLYEPMIEDKNQFLAGLGGRYKISKRISINAEYFVNFDNHSFYKNPLSLGMDIETGGHVFQLLFTNSQLNSDIGYLTNASGKWEKGQIFFGFNLYRVF
- a CDS encoding Crp/Fnr family transcriptional regulator, encoding MINNEFILNKFGYLGNDFSVELQKHAVVTEVKAKTEIIREGQKNKYVPFLVKGSIKVYALNDGRELIYYYIRPNDSCLMTFSSIFSDCISKIYAVSEEDSEVILVPVSVVLDWLIKYPQINRLFYHEYDKRFSDVMNMVNEAVFHKLDKRILSYIKQQILITGNNPIKLTHKEIANNLGTSREVVSRVLKKVENEGEIIQTKEGIKILVNEGVK
- a CDS encoding DUF3467 domain-containing protein, yielding MDNQNQNNDPNNINIQLNEMVASGVYCNLALVNHSPSEFVVDFIQLMPGVQQANVRSRVILAPLHAKRVLAALQQNITNYEQQFGEIKEVEPFVLGGNNVNA